Sequence from the Aromatoleum petrolei genome:
TCACGCGTCGCAAGGCGGCCCACTGCGTGTCATCGAAGACCGCGATCGCGATCCACTTGCGATAGCCGAGCGTCGTATAAACGCCGTGCGGAGCACCTTCCGAATCGCCATAACCGAGCGGCCCGAGGGTCTCGCCGTTGGCAGCGAAAGCCATCGGCGCGCTCGGCGTCAGGCAGATCGCCGAATCCAGCTGCGAGATGCTGACTGTCTGGCCGCGACCGGTGACCTCGCGTTCGAGCAACGCTGCCATGATCCCGAACAGGGTGTGCGTCGGCACCATGACGTGGTCCGTGTAGTTCGTGCCGGTGCCGAACGGCGCTTTTCCGGGGAAACCCGCACGCGCCGTCAGGCCACACAGCGCGTTGAGGTTCACCCCATAGCCCATGAATCGGCTGTGCGGCCCCTCGGTGCCCTGCAGGCTCATCGTGACGTAGATCGCCCGCGGGTTGATCTTCTGCACTTCCTCCCAGCCGAGCTTCCACTTCTCCATCTGGCCGACGCGGAAGTTGTTGATCACAATGTCGCTCTTCGCGATCAGCCGGACAGCAATGTCCCGCGCCTGCGGATTGTTCATGTCGAGCGCGATGTCGCGCTTGTTGGCGTTGCGCGCCGCGAAGTAGCCGCTGCGGTCGAGGCCGGTGCCGATGCCGTCCTTGAAGGGCTCGCCACGGCGCAGCGTGTCCGGCCGCTTCACGCTCTCGATCTTGATGACGTCGGCGCCGCACTGCGCCAGCACGCTCGTGGCGATCGGGCCCGCGCCGACCCACGAGAAATCGCAGACGACGATGCCCTCCAGGGCACGCTCAACACTGTTCGGCATATACCGCTCCCACCCGCACGAGTTTGTCGATCTCGAATCCCGTATAGCCGGATTCGGTCAGTATTTCCCGCGTGTGCTCGCCGATGCGCGGCGCATTGCGGCCCAGTTGCCACCCGAGTTCGCCGAATTCGTATGGCGCACCGGGATAAGTGATGTCCGCTCCCAGCGTGTCGTTGAACTGCGTCTGCCAGAAATTCCGATGCATCAACTGCGGGTTCGCGAGGAGATCCTGTCCGTCGCTCACCGGCGTCACCGCGACGTTGAAGCGCTGTCCGATCTCGTACAGCTGGGCTTTGCTGCGGGTTCGCGTGTATCGCTCGAAGACGCGGCAGAAGGTCGTGTAACCCGCCTCCGAAGTGCGATAGGCGTAATCGATCCAGCGGTCGTCGTCGAAGGCCTGCCACTCCTCGACGCCTTCGGCTTCCATCCAGCGCACGAAGGGGATCCACATTTCCTTGTTGCGCCCCATGATCGCAACCAGTGCGATGTAGCCATCGGCACATGGGTGCAGCGTCGCGCTGCCGGCTTCGCGCCCGCGCCCGCGCCGGATCTTGCCCTCCAGATCCCAGAACTGCGCAGCGTTCTCGAGCGCCATCGCCTCGGCCTCGATGCAGGCCACATCGACCACCTGCCCCTTTCCCGTGCGCTGTGCGCTGAAGAGCGCAATCGCGCTACCGACGGCCGCATACGCCTCGGCCATGCGGTACGCCTGATTGTCGGGAGCACGCACCGGCTTGTCGCCGTCGACCCCCGCGAGGTAGAGGAAGCCGCTCAGCGCCGAACAGGTCAGGTCCGAACCGGGATAGGCGGCCATCGGCCCGGTGCGCCCGAATGGGGTGATCGAGGTCTGCACGAGGCGAGCGTTGTCCTTGTGCAGCACTTCCCATGACAGGCCGAGCCCGTCGAGCAAACCCGGGCGGCAGCTTTCGATGAGCAGGTCGGCGTCGCGGCACAGCCAGCGGAAAACCTCGCGGCCCGCCTCCTTCTCGAGATCGAGTGCGAGGCCCCGTTTCCCCGCGTTGTAGTAGAGGTACGGCAGGCTCGCCTGCATGCCCGGTTCATTATGGAAAAAGGGACCCACGCGGCGCAGCGGGTCGCCCGCGGGCGGCTCGAGGTGGATCACGTCGGCACCCAGCCCTGCAAACATCTTGGCCGCGTAAGGCCCAAGTTCGCCGGTCATGTCCAGCACCCTGAATCGCGAAAAGTTCTGTGCCATCTCACATTCCTCCAGCCGCCCGGGTCCCTGCCTCAACCTGCGAACAGGCTCCGCCCGCCGCATACGTACAGCACCTGTCCGGTGACGAATCCCGTTTCGTCGTCCGCGAGGAACAGCAGCGTGTTCGCAATATCGTCGGGATCACCAAGCTTGCCGGTAGGCTGGCGTGACAGCAGGAACTGCTGATTTTTCTCCGGCAACTCGTCCCACATCGGGGTATGGATGAGGCCTGGCGCCACACAATTGACGGTGATGCCGGAGCGGCCCAACTCGATCGCGAGCGACCGCGTCATGCCGACGACACCGGCCTTGGCAGAGGAGTACGGCGACTGACCGGCACCGCCGAGCCAGGCGCGGGACGCGATATTGACGATGCGTCCGTGGGCGTTCTCGACCATGTGGCCGTGCACCGCCTGGGTGCACAGAAACGTGCCCTTCAGGTTGACGTTGATCGTGATGTCCCAGTCCGCCTCGCTGAGCTTGCGCAACGCGCCTGCCCGCTCCATCCCCGCGTTATTGACGAGGATGTCGATGCGACCGAACGTATCGACCACCTTCTGCACCATGCCATCGACCGCCGCCTTGTTGCTGATGTCGGCGACGGCCCCCAGCACGCGATGCCCCATCCGGCCGAACTCGTCGACCGTCGCGCCGACTTTTTCCGCGTCGATGTCATTGATGACGACCGCTGCGCCCTGCTCCGCGAATCGCAGCGCAGTCTGCTTCCCCATGCCGCTCGCCGACCCGGTGATCAGCGCGACCCTGTTCTGAATTCCCATTGCCGCCTCCCTGATCAGATCGACATCGAAAAATAGGCGCTCTTGCCGCCGCAGACGAACAGCGTCTGCCCGGTGACGTATTTCGAACTATCGGCCGCCAGGAACCCCACCGCGTTGGCAACGTCCGCGGGGGTACCGAGCCGCTTCACCGGAATCCCCCCGACGAGCGTCTCCCGCTCGGTATCGGTGACAGTCCCGCCATCGACATCGCCCATCACAACGGTATTCACCGTGACGCCGTCGCGCGCCGACTCCAGCGCCAGCGCCCGCGTCAGTCCGAACAGGCCCGAGCGCGCGGCCGCGACGTTGGCGGTCTGCGCGAGTCCCAGGTAGTTGATGTCGCTGATATTGACCACCCGCCCGAAGCCGCTCTTGCGCATCCCCGGCACGATCTCGCGCAGGTAGTGGAACGGGCCCGCGATGCCGGCTTCGAGCGCCGCACCGACATCCGCGTCCGAAATT
This genomic interval carries:
- a CDS encoding CaiB/BaiF CoA transferase family protein, giving the protein MPNSVERALEGIVVCDFSWVGAGPIATSVLAQCGADVIKIESVKRPDTLRRGEPFKDGIGTGLDRSGYFAARNANKRDIALDMNNPQARDIAVRLIAKSDIVINNFRVGQMEKWKLGWEEVQKINPRAIYVTMSLQGTEGPHSRFMGYGVNLNALCGLTARAGFPGKAPFGTGTNYTDHVMVPTHTLFGIMAALLEREVTGRGQTVSISQLDSAICLTPSAPMAFAANGETLGPLGYGDSEGAPHGVYTTLGYRKWIAIAVFDDTQWAALRRVMGNPPWAEEDRFATAEMRRRHVAELDECIECWTATQHGDWVMDALLKAGVPAGEVRDAREAIEDEQLRRRGFWAYLDHHEVGVSLYNRAPIVFSHTPLEMKTAAPSIGQHTREVLGGMLGYSHDEIEDLVSQEVLV
- a CDS encoding CaiB/BaiF CoA transferase family protein; the encoded protein is MAQNFSRFRVLDMTGELGPYAAKMFAGLGADVIHLEPPAGDPLRRVGPFFHNEPGMQASLPYLYYNAGKRGLALDLEKEAGREVFRWLCRDADLLIESCRPGLLDGLGLSWEVLHKDNARLVQTSITPFGRTGPMAAYPGSDLTCSALSGFLYLAGVDGDKPVRAPDNQAYRMAEAYAAVGSAIALFSAQRTGKGQVVDVACIEAEAMALENAAQFWDLEGKIRRGRGREAGSATLHPCADGYIALVAIMGRNKEMWIPFVRWMEAEGVEEWQAFDDDRWIDYAYRTSEAGYTTFCRVFERYTRTRSKAQLYEIGQRFNVAVTPVSDGQDLLANPQLMHRNFWQTQFNDTLGADITYPGAPYEFGELGWQLGRNAPRIGEHTREILTESGYTGFEIDKLVRVGAVYAEQC
- a CDS encoding SDR family NAD(P)-dependent oxidoreductase, with translation MGIQNRVALITGSASGMGKQTALRFAEQGAAVVINDIDAEKVGATVDEFGRMGHRVLGAVADISNKAAVDGMVQKVVDTFGRIDILVNNAGMERAGALRKLSEADWDITINVNLKGTFLCTQAVHGHMVENAHGRIVNIASRAWLGGAGQSPYSSAKAGVVGMTRSLAIELGRSGITVNCVAPGLIHTPMWDELPEKNQQFLLSRQPTGKLGDPDDIANTLLFLADDETGFVTGQVLYVCGGRSLFAG
- a CDS encoding SDR family NAD(P)-dependent oxidoreductase, producing METKGKERVALIVNADDSVGEAVAMRLADTGTQIALTGSDAGRLDRIASRLVDRGVPVIAVMTRTAEPGEIRESVARVMARFGRIDILVQNESALVAKALEEISDADVGAALEAGIAGPFHYLREIVPGMRKSGFGRVVNISDINYLGLAQTANVAAARSGLFGLTRALALESARDGVTVNTVVMGDVDGGTVTDTERETLVGGIPVKRLGTPADVANAVGFLAADSSKYVTGQTLFVCGGKSAYFSMSI